Proteins encoded together in one Thermococcus barophilus MP window:
- a CDS encoding DUF2391 family protein, with protein sequence MSEELKQLNERFEKLSEQIEGLEKRFEKKPDKLGWDDIAQEIIGALTFSLPFLFTQEIWDIAKSLTMERAVGILILTLSIAYLFITKAKVSNIEREELFHIPKRLLTVVLISYLISAGLIYLYGINRLAEFSLNQYISATIIISTFAVIGAIAVDMVK encoded by the coding sequence ATGAGTGAGGAACTAAAGCAACTTAATGAACGTTTTGAAAAGCTCTCGGAACAGATTGAAGGGTTAGAGAAGAGGTTTGAGAAGAAACCTGATAAGCTGGGGTGGGATGATATAGCTCAGGAAATCATTGGTGCCCTGACTTTTTCTCTCCCATTTCTCTTTACACAAGAAATCTGGGACATAGCAAAGTCTTTAACTATGGAGCGGGCGGTTGGAATTTTGATTTTGACCCTCTCAATTGCTTATCTTTTCATAACAAAAGCAAAAGTTTCAAACATTGAGAGGGAGGAACTGTTCCATATACCAAAACGCCTTTTAACGGTAGTCTTAATCTCATATCTGATATCCGCGGGCTTAATCTACCTGTATGGTATAAACAGGCTTGCTGAGTTCTCCCTGAATCAGTACATAAGTGCGACCATCATAATAAGCACCTTTGCCGTGATTGGTGCGATAGCCGTTGATATGGTGAAGTAA
- a CDS encoding S-layer protein: protein MRKVLSVILSVLFLVSVAGAVQGFNFKVNSTNSIIVLPTTKIVNGQPLHIGEDAITGSKLGALLVLKGIREVTYSTYVDVPIEYHSVLIQDNNQYYKLNSVDMPDVGINVGDSPVGDTIVVAVNFSRVLYNDTIKKAQFNDKSVEIIFNENTTPLNLGGETAKIVSTVVDGKDTMYIYSYEENSGSKALGETLTINGWKIKFRDIDTEQEKTLVDISFPSGFVRTDTLYKNKYYILYVDANGDEDFEPFDSYPSARIQELLQAGIKKMLIISPTDFFVGIGGTRQVTYKYEYYEKVRMYQDGEVYEGQWIWDIDPTNNLFVLYLHVDPDNNFPKVVLDDGQMLKLPIDGLNIQPVFAKDENGEITGIAGYRFVRIDTVKRKVTVKTVKADVIDDVNKLIIEDTQLTKLPSDKNVIIVGGWVSNKAWKLLEQVYGSSTIQSIKDEIMNKGYVVKVLDNPNNPEYKVIILAGKDYTLTRKAVEEFMNKI from the coding sequence ATGAGAAAAGTTTTGAGCGTAATACTATCTGTTTTGTTTTTAGTATCTGTTGCAGGAGCAGTGCAGGGGTTCAATTTTAAAGTAAACTCAACAAACAGCATTATTGTTTTACCAACGACGAAGATAGTTAATGGACAGCCCCTCCATATAGGCGAAGATGCCATCACGGGGTCAAAATTGGGGGCTCTGCTTGTGCTCAAAGGCATAAGAGAGGTAACATACTCCACATACGTCGATGTACCTATTGAGTACCACAGCGTTCTAATCCAGGATAACAATCAGTACTACAAGCTGAACAGTGTGGATATGCCAGATGTAGGGATTAACGTCGGGGACTCTCCAGTAGGGGACACAATTGTTGTTGCAGTCAACTTTTCGAGGGTCTTATACAACGATACAATCAAAAAAGCACAGTTCAACGACAAGAGCGTTGAGATAATCTTCAATGAAAATACAACTCCCCTGAATCTTGGGGGGGAAACCGCTAAAATAGTTTCCACAGTGGTTGATGGAAAGGACACCATGTACATCTACTCATATGAGGAAAACTCCGGTTCAAAGGCTCTGGGTGAAACGCTGACAATAAATGGATGGAAGATCAAGTTCAGAGATATTGACACCGAGCAGGAAAAGACCCTTGTGGACATATCCTTCCCGAGCGGATTCGTGAGGACAGACACGCTCTATAAGAACAAGTACTACATCCTCTACGTTGATGCCAACGGAGATGAAGACTTTGAACCCTTTGACTCTTACCCCTCAGCAAGAATTCAGGAGCTTTTACAGGCTGGAATTAAGAAGATGCTGATCATCTCTCCAACAGACTTCTTTGTTGGTATAGGAGGTACAAGACAGGTCACATACAAATACGAATATTACGAGAAGGTTAGGATGTATCAGGATGGGGAAGTCTACGAGGGACAGTGGATTTGGGACATAGACCCAACCAACAACTTGTTCGTGCTGTATCTCCATGTCGATCCAGACAACAATTTTCCCAAAGTTGTACTCGATGACGGTCAAATGCTGAAACTTCCAATTGATGGGCTTAACATTCAGCCTGTGTTCGCAAAAGATGAAAACGGTGAGATAACTGGAATCGCAGGATACAGGTTTGTCAGAATTGATACAGTGAAAAGGAAGGTAACCGTAAAAACAGTTAAAGCTGATGTTATTGACGATGTAAACAAGTTGATAATAGAGGACACTCAACTAACAAAGCTGCCCAGTGATAAGAATGTGATAATCGTTGGAGGGTGGGTCAGCAATAAAGCATGGAAACTACTGGAGCAGGTTTATGGTTCAAGCACAATCCAGAGCATAAAGGATGAAATAATGAACAAGGGATACGTTGTCAAAGTCCTGGACAATCCAAACAATCCAGAGTATAAAGTTATAATACTTGCGGGTAAGGACTACACACTGACAAGGAAAGCTGTCGAGGAGTTTATGAATAAGATTTGA
- a CDS encoding DUF998 domain-containing protein: protein MKVKSENLLEIGAMSGFLLPIIFAVMLSVAITLNPWFSFHKNALSDLGSLKVQTRYVFNSGLILMGILGIVFSLAAVRYFGSNMMHILTVAMAFLIAVGIFPEEYGKIHSIPAILFYLLSLTGIFYAGVILRKRGKQKLSLFSMIGSAGTFALMIATLGKSGLAVPEMIGAVFILSWIVVISHKMLKETKRKESNIKSYS from the coding sequence ATGAAGGTGAAGTCCGAGAATCTCTTGGAGATAGGTGCCATGTCTGGGTTCCTCTTGCCTATAATCTTTGCAGTAATGTTAAGCGTAGCTATAACTCTTAACCCCTGGTTTTCTTTCCATAAAAATGCCCTGAGCGACTTGGGCTCTCTTAAAGTCCAAACCCGGTATGTTTTCAATTCAGGCTTAATTCTCATGGGTATCCTTGGCATTGTCTTTTCTTTGGCAGCTGTTAGGTATTTTGGCTCAAATATGATGCACATCCTTACAGTTGCAATGGCATTTTTAATAGCCGTAGGGATTTTCCCAGAGGAGTACGGTAAAATTCATTCAATCCCTGCGATTCTGTTTTATTTGTTGTCCCTTACTGGAATCTTTTATGCTGGTGTTATCCTTAGAAAACGTGGGAAGCAAAAGCTCTCCTTATTCAGCATGATAGGTAGTGCTGGCACATTTGCTTTAATGATAGCAACACTTGGAAAATCTGGATTGGCTGTGCCAGAAATGATAGGTGCCGTTTTTATACTTTCTTGGATCGTTGTGATAAGCCACAAAATGCTAAAAGAGACAAAAAGGAAAGAGTCGAACATCAAATCTTATTCATAA
- a CDS encoding MFS transporter, protein MLQKFNRDAKILIALNAVGQLFLQFSFFIIPFYLRALGYSMSDMGVFFSLRTFVGALFFLFAGQISLKIGYKKSLLLGAVLGFTGRILQVTALNYYVLLLGFLLVGVNMGIRQPNFSALLSEEVGDELRHHAFSISFGLGTIFNAVGVLLAGFMPNFLENAFGITTQLAYRLVLAFSFLQFLITIPALLIIKDVPVENPKIRWRKELIIKILKFSVPSAIIGLGAGITIPYMQLYFDMRFGVTLAAISGVFFFQQLVMGLGSFILPKLVDRIGPVKTITLFQSSAALLFAVFPSINIFTLAAFFYIIRSILMNIVWPINDSFMLGFFSTEEKATAVGIRRAFSTFMRGVGNYIGGFLFGISLSYPFYTTATLYIIATLTFYFFFAKYNKA, encoded by the coding sequence ATGCTCCAGAAGTTCAATAGAGACGCAAAGATACTCATTGCATTGAACGCAGTGGGGCAGCTGTTTCTCCAGTTTTCCTTCTTCATAATTCCGTTCTATTTGAGAGCACTGGGATATTCAATGAGCGATATGGGAGTGTTCTTCTCACTGAGAACATTTGTCGGTGCTCTGTTCTTCTTGTTTGCCGGTCAGATCTCATTGAAAATCGGCTATAAAAAATCCCTCCTTCTTGGAGCGGTTTTAGGCTTTACTGGGAGGATACTCCAGGTTACTGCTCTAAATTACTACGTTCTCCTGCTCGGATTTCTCCTTGTTGGAGTGAACATGGGAATAAGACAGCCAAACTTCTCTGCCCTCTTAAGTGAAGAGGTTGGAGACGAGCTTAGGCATCATGCGTTTTCAATAAGCTTTGGTCTCGGAACCATATTTAATGCTGTGGGCGTTCTGTTGGCAGGATTTATGCCAAATTTCTTAGAGAATGCTTTTGGAATTACTACCCAGTTGGCATATAGATTGGTTTTAGCATTTTCCTTTCTGCAGTTTTTAATCACCATCCCCGCACTTTTGATAATAAAGGATGTTCCGGTGGAAAATCCAAAAATAAGGTGGAGGAAGGAGCTGATAATAAAGATCCTCAAGTTTTCAGTCCCTTCGGCGATAATAGGTCTCGGTGCGGGCATAACAATCCCCTACATGCAGCTTTACTTTGATATGCGGTTTGGAGTTACTTTAGCAGCTATAAGCGGTGTTTTCTTCTTCCAGCAGCTGGTTATGGGTCTTGGATCATTCATACTTCCAAAGCTTGTAGATAGAATAGGCCCAGTAAAAACAATAACATTATTTCAAAGCTCTGCGGCTCTGCTTTTTGCTGTCTTCCCATCAATTAATATATTCACATTAGCGGCTTTTTTCTACATCATAAGAAGCATACTGATGAACATTGTCTGGCCGATTAACGATTCCTTCATGCTTGGATTTTTCTCAACTGAGGAGAAAGCCACAGCTGTTGGGATTAGAAGGGCATTTTCAACCTTCATGAGAGGGGTAGGGAACTACATAGGTGGATTTCTCTTTGGAATATCCCTCAGCTATCCGTTTTATACTACGGCAACTTTGTACATAATTGCCACCCTTACGTTTTACTTCTTCTTTGCCAAGTACAACAAAGCTTAA
- a CDS encoding MFS transporter, whose translation MSLEKYRGFSRDAKLVVAYSFFGWLGGNIAWFILPFYLKSLGMDFTKIGILFSLSTIVQAALLLISGQISIRFGYKRTILLSLSLIFIARLIQVSVPVFWALALSSVIAGIAMALEWPSLMALLSGEASEEKRHYLFTLNSALGTAGAAFGMLLGGILPKVLDGTNPYRRTLLLAALLILIQMVLMSFVSPVLGKEERKLRLRRELLIKIAKFSLPSALIGLGAGVTIPYMGLYFNLKFGTSLESIGGLFALQQLVMALGMFSMPLLADKIGSVKTIVSFNGSATALIIALPLAPSFLIASIIYIVRTILMNIVNPIWDAFMMKFFTKEERATSIALRSFAWTSTFGLGQYLGGIIFDRSLVFPFLITGFLYAASIVIFWMFFAGYEERVISNGTSL comes from the coding sequence ATGAGCCTCGAGAAATACAGAGGATTCAGCAGAGATGCAAAGTTAGTTGTAGCCTATTCTTTTTTTGGCTGGTTAGGGGGCAATATAGCATGGTTTATTCTGCCATTCTATCTTAAATCCCTTGGAATGGACTTTACAAAAATTGGGATTTTGTTCTCCCTATCAACAATAGTTCAAGCTGCTCTTTTACTGATTTCTGGGCAAATCAGCATTAGATTTGGCTACAAAAGGACAATCCTGCTTTCATTATCCCTGATTTTCATCGCTCGCTTGATTCAGGTCTCTGTTCCAGTATTCTGGGCTTTGGCACTGTCATCCGTAATTGCTGGAATAGCTATGGCACTTGAATGGCCTTCTTTGATGGCTCTGCTCAGTGGAGAAGCAAGCGAGGAGAAGCGACACTATCTGTTTACTCTAAACAGTGCTCTCGGAACAGCAGGGGCAGCCTTTGGAATGCTCTTAGGGGGAATCCTGCCAAAGGTTCTGGATGGAACAAACCCCTATAGGAGAACTCTACTCCTTGCGGCTCTTCTGATTTTAATTCAAATGGTACTGATGTCCTTCGTCTCCCCAGTGCTTGGAAAAGAAGAGAGAAAGCTTAGACTCAGGAGAGAGCTGTTGATAAAAATAGCAAAGTTTTCACTCCCATCAGCTTTAATTGGTTTGGGTGCGGGGGTGACAATCCCGTATATGGGGCTCTACTTCAACTTGAAGTTTGGGACGAGCTTAGAGAGCATAGGTGGGCTCTTTGCACTGCAGCAACTTGTCATGGCATTAGGAATGTTCTCCATGCCCCTCTTAGCCGACAAAATTGGAAGCGTGAAAACAATAGTGAGCTTTAACGGAAGTGCCACAGCTTTGATAATTGCCCTCCCGCTTGCTCCAAGCTTTCTGATAGCTTCGATCATTTACATAGTTAGAACAATCCTCATGAACATCGTTAACCCAATATGGGATGCCTTCATGATGAAGTTCTTCACAAAGGAAGAGAGGGCAACTTCAATAGCACTGAGAAGCTTTGCCTGGACCTCAACCTTTGGACTCGGGCAGTATTTGGGAGGAATTATCTTCGACAGATCTTTAGTATTCCCTTTCCTCATAACCGGGTTTCTGTATGCGGCATCCATAGTTATATTTTGGATGTTCTTTGCTGGATATGAGGAAAGAGTTATAAGCAACGGTACATCTCTTTAA
- a CDS encoding DHH family phosphoesterase, giving the protein MAVKDCPECHGTGKVKVGEKECEVCNGWGYVPADFKLDEHLKGYKNLDYFGVDEEVDEIPCPECHGKGIVPVYDACPTCGGTGRVLACDICGKVKEPWEPGMETTWVCPECERKFKIVYILDKTCDYEDVEIGRIYKGVIDRVERFGVFVKLNPHVVGLIKRKDLLGGKEYKPGMEILVQVLDVRPEKREIDFIESALRQYKEVIVRKELPVTPIEQLSEELAGKTVRIRGKIIQVQVTGGPTVFTITDGTGITWAAAFEAPGVRAYPNINVGDIVEIIGKVSFHAGEIQIEISDMSRLWGPEAAEVKKRIEEELDKKAQPEDVGFLVESEVLEKLKPKIMKAAFMIRRAIYEGRPILLRHHADTDGYVSGLALESAIVPLLKEVSPDPEAEWHLFKRRPSRAPFYELEDVLKDIIFAVEDSMKFGEPLPLVVIVDNGGTTEDIPAYRRLKAYGVPIVVIDHHDPRDFISEDKAAVDEWVDVHVNPHLVKRGYYELTAGMLATELARFINPKVEDKIKHLPAIAGTGDRSKAPEFEQYLKIAKETKGLEEEDLKKIAEVIDHEAYYWKFMDGKGIIEEILLLTGNLQRHRKLIDAIYPEVKAKQEKVLKASLPHVKSIVLPNGIRFNTIDIELYAPKFEYPSPGKLSGLIHDHFKEKYGEDSPILTLAYGPDFAVIRASDGMAAYNFDLNEIIKVLQQKIPDAGVEGGGHSYAGSIKFFEGKRKEVLEEFAKQVVKLKKNVP; this is encoded by the coding sequence ATGGCAGTTAAAGACTGCCCAGAGTGCCATGGAACTGGGAAAGTTAAAGTAGGCGAGAAGGAGTGTGAGGTCTGCAACGGATGGGGCTACGTTCCAGCTGATTTTAAATTAGACGAGCATCTGAAAGGCTACAAAAACCTCGATTACTTTGGTGTTGATGAGGAAGTTGATGAGATCCCTTGCCCAGAGTGTCATGGAAAAGGGATCGTGCCAGTTTATGATGCATGCCCAACCTGTGGGGGGACTGGGAGGGTTTTAGCCTGTGATATCTGCGGGAAAGTGAAAGAACCTTGGGAACCTGGCATGGAGACAACTTGGGTGTGTCCAGAGTGTGAGAGGAAGTTTAAAATTGTATACATCCTTGATAAGACATGTGATTATGAAGACGTTGAAATCGGAAGGATTTACAAAGGTGTTATTGATAGAGTAGAGCGCTTTGGGGTTTTTGTTAAGCTCAATCCTCACGTTGTTGGTTTAATCAAGCGTAAGGATCTGCTTGGAGGAAAAGAATACAAGCCCGGGATGGAAATTTTGGTTCAAGTTTTAGATGTCAGACCAGAGAAGAGGGAAATAGACTTCATTGAATCAGCATTAAGACAGTACAAGGAAGTAATCGTGAGAAAGGAGTTGCCTGTCACCCCAATCGAACAGCTCAGCGAGGAGTTGGCCGGAAAGACCGTGAGAATAAGGGGCAAGATAATCCAAGTGCAAGTTACGGGTGGGCCAACAGTTTTCACAATAACAGATGGAACTGGCATAACATGGGCAGCGGCTTTTGAAGCCCCGGGCGTTAGGGCATATCCCAACATAAACGTTGGGGATATTGTTGAGATCATTGGAAAAGTGTCATTCCACGCTGGTGAGATTCAGATAGAGATAAGCGACATGTCAAGACTGTGGGGACCTGAGGCGGCTGAGGTCAAGAAGAGGATTGAAGAAGAGCTTGACAAAAAAGCACAGCCAGAGGATGTTGGATTTTTAGTTGAAAGTGAGGTTTTGGAGAAGCTTAAGCCAAAAATTATGAAAGCTGCTTTCATGATCAGGAGAGCAATCTATGAAGGAAGGCCTATTCTGCTCAGACATCATGCAGATACAGATGGCTATGTCTCGGGATTGGCTCTGGAGAGTGCTATAGTTCCTCTCCTAAAGGAGGTATCACCAGACCCAGAGGCTGAGTGGCACCTCTTCAAGAGGAGACCATCAAGGGCACCGTTCTATGAGCTTGAGGACGTTTTGAAGGACATAATCTTTGCTGTCGAGGATTCGATGAAGTTCGGTGAGCCTCTGCCGTTAGTTGTGATAGTTGACAACGGCGGAACTACGGAGGATATCCCAGCATACAGGAGGTTAAAAGCATATGGGGTTCCAATTGTTGTCATTGATCACCACGATCCAAGAGATTTCATAAGCGAAGACAAAGCGGCAGTTGATGAGTGGGTTGATGTTCACGTCAATCCCCATCTCGTCAAGAGAGGATACTACGAATTAACAGCTGGAATGCTTGCAACTGAGCTTGCAAGATTCATTAACCCAAAGGTAGAGGATAAGATAAAGCACCTCCCAGCCATAGCTGGAACTGGAGACAGGAGTAAAGCTCCAGAATTTGAGCAGTATTTAAAGATCGCAAAAGAAACAAAAGGGCTGGAAGAGGAAGATTTAAAGAAGATCGCTGAAGTAATTGATCACGAGGCTTATTACTGGAAGTTCATGGATGGAAAGGGGATAATTGAGGAGATTCTACTCTTAACCGGCAATCTTCAAAGACATAGAAAGCTTATTGATGCAATCTACCCAGAGGTTAAGGCAAAACAAGAGAAGGTTCTCAAAGCTTCCTTGCCGCATGTAAAGAGCATCGTTCTGCCAAATGGGATAAGGTTCAACACGATTGACATTGAGCTTTATGCTCCAAAGTTTGAGTATCCATCACCAGGAAAGCTCAGCGGTTTAATCCATGATCACTTCAAGGAGAAGTACGGGGAGGATTCGCCAATATTAACCTTGGCATATGGCCCGGACTTTGCAGTGATTAGGGCAAGCGATGGCATGGCAGCTTACAACTTTGATCTCAACGAAATCATAAAAGTTCTCCAACAGAAGATCCCAGATGCTGGAGTAGAAGGGGGAGGACATAGCTACGCTGGCTCAATAAAGTTCTTTGAGGGCAAGAGGAAAGAAGTTCTTGAGGAGTTTGCAAAGCAGGTTGTTAAGTTGAAGAAGAATGTTCCTTAA
- a CDS encoding MFS transporter: MDKEKKIFGISWNVFLLGLVSFLNDMSSEMIAPIVPAYLTSVLNVGKLASGSIMGLIESLSSLFKVVFGHISDKFRQRKVFVTLGYGLSTISKGALAFTHSWWDFLSLRIVDRVGKGIRTAPRDALIAESTEKGKTGKSFGFHRMMDTMGAVAGPLVAIGLLALFVKYPADVAYRRIFLLSALPGALSILIIIFLVKDTGKEVKKKIRGISALRNRNLKLFLVVVAIGALGRYSYAFTMWKAQELGYSIVQSLGFYALFNVIYALSAYPIGVYSDKVGKKVIITAGFGVATLAALTFAYAKTLWMLLAGFILYGVYLAIEDTVPRAYMADLAKDFEKGTIIGAYHTVFGVFVFPASAIAGWLWQNYSLKYSFLYAAAMSAFAMILMMTMVKEEKS; the protein is encoded by the coding sequence ATGGATAAAGAAAAGAAAATCTTTGGAATAAGCTGGAATGTGTTCTTGCTGGGACTTGTAAGCTTTCTCAACGATATGAGCAGTGAGATGATTGCACCGATTGTTCCGGCATATCTGACCAGTGTGTTAAATGTTGGGAAGCTTGCAAGTGGTTCAATAATGGGCCTCATTGAGAGCCTGAGCTCCCTCTTTAAAGTAGTTTTTGGGCACATCAGTGATAAATTCAGACAAAGGAAGGTTTTTGTAACTTTGGGTTATGGCCTTTCAACGATTTCCAAGGGTGCTTTAGCTTTTACACACTCATGGTGGGACTTTCTGAGCTTAAGGATCGTTGATAGGGTGGGAAAAGGGATTAGGACAGCTCCAAGAGACGCCTTAATAGCAGAGTCAACCGAAAAAGGGAAAACCGGCAAATCTTTTGGCTTCCACAGGATGATGGATACCATGGGGGCTGTTGCTGGGCCGTTGGTTGCCATTGGTCTCTTGGCTTTATTCGTGAAGTATCCAGCTGATGTTGCATACAGAAGGATCTTTCTCCTCTCTGCTCTCCCAGGCGCGTTGAGCATCTTGATAATAATTTTCTTAGTAAAGGACACTGGGAAGGAGGTTAAAAAGAAGATCAGGGGCATCTCAGCATTAAGGAATAGGAATTTAAAGCTGTTCTTGGTTGTTGTTGCGATTGGAGCTCTTGGAAGATACAGCTATGCCTTTACAATGTGGAAGGCTCAAGAGCTTGGCTACTCAATTGTTCAGAGTTTAGGCTTTTATGCTCTTTTTAATGTTATCTATGCACTGTCTGCTTACCCAATAGGCGTTTACTCCGATAAAGTCGGCAAAAAAGTTATCATTACAGCTGGATTTGGGGTTGCAACATTAGCAGCTCTAACTTTTGCATATGCAAAAACTCTGTGGATGCTATTGGCAGGTTTTATCCTATACGGCGTCTATTTGGCAATTGAAGATACAGTTCCGAGAGCTTACATGGCTGATTTGGCCAAGGACTTTGAGAAGGGAACGATAATCGGAGCATATCACACGGTCTTCGGAGTGTTTGTTTTTCCGGCTTCAGCAATTGCAGGCTGGCTGTGGCAGAATTATTCGCTGAAATACAGCTTTCTTTATGCGGCAGCAATGAGTGCATTTGCAATGATTTTGATGATGACAATGGTTAAAGAAGAGAAAAGTTAA
- a CDS encoding PadR family transcriptional regulator — protein MIRRILLGFMGLHILHHASKEPITGVFMIEELKKHGYEVSPGTIYPLLHKMEVSGLLKSRWEVRDGRRIRLYEITPKGLEVLEEGKKKVKELCNEILGDCNG, from the coding sequence ATGATACGCCGCATTTTGCTTGGCTTCATGGGGCTGCACATACTGCATCACGCAAGCAAAGAGCCAATAACCGGGGTGTTCATGATTGAAGAACTGAAAAAGCATGGTTATGAGGTTAGTCCCGGGACGATATATCCGCTCTTGCATAAGATGGAAGTTTCTGGGCTTTTAAAGAGCAGATGGGAAGTCAGGGATGGAAGGAGAATCCGGCTTTACGAGATAACTCCAAAAGGCCTGGAAGTCTTGGAAGAGGGAAAAAAGAAAGTTAAAGAGCTTTGCAACGAAATCTTGGGTGATTGCAATGGATAA
- a CDS encoding PaaI family thioesterase, which produces MMQRTHNLTSKRLVGEPVKITEGYAEVKLKTVDEMKVDEHGLVHGGFTFGLADYAAMLAVNEPTVVLGKAEVKFTKPVKVGDELLAKAKVVEDLGKKKVVHVEVFNQGNEKVLEGEFYCYVLEKHVLEL; this is translated from the coding sequence ATCATGCAGAGAACACATAATTTAACTTCCAAACGATTGGTGGGAGAACCAGTAAAAATCACAGAGGGATATGCAGAAGTTAAGCTGAAGACCGTGGATGAGATGAAAGTTGACGAACACGGCTTAGTTCATGGCGGCTTTACGTTTGGACTGGCAGATTATGCTGCGATGCTTGCTGTAAATGAGCCAACAGTTGTTTTGGGAAAGGCTGAAGTGAAGTTTACGAAGCCTGTGAAGGTTGGGGATGAGCTCTTAGCTAAAGCAAAAGTTGTGGAGGATTTAGGGAAAAAGAAAGTGGTTCATGTTGAAGTTTTCAATCAGGGAAATGAAAAGGTTCTGGAAGGGGAATTTTACTGCTATGTTTTGGAAAAGCATGTGCTCGAGCTTTGA
- a CDS encoding DUF2240 family protein: MKELKNAILYKGSNEFTKQELIGILVVKLRLMSVKEAKELIEGSIERGIIEERDGKLIINEEILEKEEKEEDIFTKMIAYIARKLGWSEFEVLEDIKKFSERYGTLDKRIVAYLYGVDKGIDMSKFKDKLEV, translated from the coding sequence GTGAAGGAGCTAAAAAATGCCATCCTCTATAAGGGCTCAAATGAATTCACAAAACAAGAGTTAATTGGAATTCTTGTTGTTAAACTCAGACTGATGAGCGTTAAAGAAGCCAAAGAGCTTATAGAAGGCAGCATAGAGAGAGGCATTATTGAAGAGAGAGATGGAAAGCTTATAATCAATGAGGAGATACTCGAAAAGGAAGAGAAGGAGGAAGACATATTTACAAAAATGATTGCCTATATTGCCCGAAAACTTGGGTGGAGTGAATTTGAAGTGCTCGAGGACATAAAGAAATTCTCGGAGAGATACGGCACCCTAGATAAAAGGATTGTGGCTTACCTCTACGGGGTAGACAAGGGAATTGATATGTCCAAATTTAAAGACAAGCTGGAGGTGTGA
- a CDS encoding nicotinamidase has product MEALIIVDMQKDFMPDGALPVPDGDKIIPKVEEYIKKFKEKGALIVATRDWHPPNHISFKEQGGPWPRHCVQNTEGAEFVVKLPEDAIIISKADKPDKEAYSGFEGTNLAETLRKRGIKKVYICGVATEYCVRATALDALKYGFEVYILKDAIKGINPEDEEKALKELEDQGAKIITL; this is encoded by the coding sequence ATGGAGGCTCTCATAATTGTTGACATGCAGAAGGACTTCATGCCTGATGGAGCTTTGCCAGTCCCAGATGGAGATAAAATAATTCCAAAAGTCGAAGAATACATTAAAAAATTCAAGGAAAAGGGGGCATTGATAGTTGCTACAAGAGACTGGCATCCCCCAAACCATATAAGCTTTAAAGAGCAGGGGGGACCATGGCCAAGGCACTGTGTTCAAAATACAGAAGGGGCTGAATTTGTGGTGAAGCTCCCAGAAGATGCAATAATAATTTCAAAAGCTGATAAGCCCGATAAAGAGGCATACTCAGGTTTTGAGGGAACAAATTTAGCAGAAACTTTGAGGAAAAGGGGCATTAAAAAGGTCTACATCTGTGGGGTTGCAACTGAATACTGCGTCAGAGCAACAGCATTAGATGCTTTAAAGTATGGATTTGAGGTGTACATACTGAAAGATGCAATTAAGGGAATAAACCCAGAAGATGAAGAGAAAGCTCTAAAAGAACTCGAAGACCAAGGTGCAAAAATAATCACGTTGTAA